The genomic region CAGGGATGATGTTATCTGAGCCTTGTACTCTGTCAGAGCAACTTCACATCTCTATGTGGGGACTTCCATCATCTTCAGAGGTCCTTTCCCTGAAagttgtaaatgtattttacgCTAACAttcctctctcaccctctcagtGTCCCCTTTGCTGCATCCAAGAATCTGTTTTTGTGGGTCAGTCTTGAACCACATGCACCATAAAATCATATTTGTTTGGCTACAGGCTGAGGACATTCATGCCAAGGGTGTGTGTGGTGGTTAGACTCACCAGTCAACAAGTATGAGACCAACAGGGTCGAAAGGACAGAACAACTATTTCAGCATCTCATGCAGAGAGACTGAAGACAGACGCCTCATGAGAGCTGTGCCTCTCTGTTTGTATCAGAGTGAGTCTGCCCCCTAGAGGTCAACAGGACCACTCAGGGGATTTATATTGTAATATAAGGTTGattatattctttttttctgatggTGACCACTCCCAAAGGCATTTCCAAGACCAACAATGattgttggagctatttacattgtttcatatttgattatttttactttaatcaattaatttattgttatttcatttaaggtAATTATAGGATTAACTTTGATGCATTAgatgttataaatatattttgtttcttACTTTTATTGGTTGATAGTTGTGCACCAGGTGACGTGTATAGCGATGGGCAGgtgagataggaggggcggacaaggtgaatgtttttttaccgGGAGATTTGAAAGCAAAAAGACACTGCCTACTGTTTGAGAGAAAACTTTTTTTGTGGTTCAATAAACCACTGAAAATATTGCatacttggctggacattggCAATCTTTGGACACCGTGTACGATCcaagtcacgtcaagtcaagtgaagctttatttataaagcacatttaaaagcaaCCTCAGTTACGATGTTACAATgccatttagcagacgcttttatccaaagcaacgtacatacgagaacaagaacaacacaagcaaagatctagacaagaggaaacaagatcagtaagagtaacaaagtgcttcaagtcaatttgggtgcaggtactgccaagcagtgtgaaggcaatgcacaaaagtaaataaggattttttatcatcatcatctacaattaacatcaccacaataatgaccaaagtaccaagtgctgggtcactcaggacctgaacacagattcccagagtagagcaggacagtgcgagtcaactgtagctggaagacatgatctgccactggggacaacagtggagaacagtctagctaagtgcatagtgcttcctaaagagctgggtctttagctgtcttttgaaagtagagagggactctgcagatcgaatggagttggacaattgaGTTGACCATAGTGCTGTCCACTCTCTCTGTGCCCCATGGAtggttttgatttgagttttgagttttgtaAAGTTGACAAGGTCAAATAGCCACTACAATGATTTTTCTGTGCCCAAAGTctaatatatacactaccagtctaaagtttggacacaccttctcatgcaatggtttttaatttcttcaattattttcgacattgtagattaatactgaagacatcaaaactatgaaataacctGGTTTTGTCATTATATGCATTACAACAGTTATCAAATAGGGCTacccattgtgtactaaccctcaATGAAAgagaaggtgtttacaaacttttgactggtagtgtatctcATACCTCCATCCCACACAGCTCTGGTCTCCAAAACTCTATAATAGTGTCTCTAATAAATCTGTCTGTTAGTGTTTCCTGTGTATTTCATTAGGGTCAGTTTGTGGATAGCTGTTTGCCCCATAGGGCTGCCTTTGGGTGGGGCATAGCAAATATTCCTTCTgtactgtaaaaacacacacagagtcaatcCAACCAACACAGATTCAGCAGATGTAAACTAGTCAGCTGTTTCAGAATGTTTCAAATGCACCACACCAACATGTTTCAGTAAGTTTTTTTAAGAAACTAATTCCCAGCTGTCGAAGGAGCTTGTGAGCTTTGAAATTACATATTTGGGAGCAATTTTTCAACTTTTTGGGACAGTGGAAGAGTGAGAAACTaggaaaagagagggggaaTTGGCAGGTGGCAAAAGGCCATAGGTTGCAATCAAACCTGAGCTGTGCCGCCCATCTTGAGGACCAGCCTCTGAACAATGAGTGCACaaacgacttttaaaagtctcaacagagagggagaaccggatggtggggggaagagaattccacagttttggggcacagatagagaaggccctgtccccataGCTCTTTGTCCTTCATATttggacagacaggaagttttggTGAGAGGAACTAAGTGATCTGACAGAGTGATATGGAGACAGGAGTTCTGGGATGTAAGAGGGGGCCAAACCATGTACTGTAGTCTTTTCTAAACGAACAGAAGGATTTAAAAATGGATTCTGCAACTGACAGTGGAAGCCAGTGTCGGAAGGCAGGAATTTAAGTTGAATTATTTAAGTTATgtggtctctcttttttgaCCTTGACAGAATcctagctgctgcattttggacaATTTGAAGGCGAGATTATGAAGACAAGGTTTTGCAGGAATCGATGTGCGATGATATGAATGCGTGGACGACTTTTTCCAGGTCTAAAGTGCTTAAaatttatttgaatttgaaaatgGTGTGGAGCtgcatgaaatgtatttttactaCCTGATTTACTCATTTGTCAAATTTTAATCCTGAATCGAATACGACTCCAAGGTTCTTTTATCTGCTGAgccaaaacacttttaaaccatcatcaccatctgcAGTGTTAAAGAGTTGGATGATGATCGAGCCCCTTAGAGAGCctaaaaaaattatttaagaAAGATAATACAATGTTTTGGTTTAAGCCTTTTCATTGGATTTTTGGATGATAAGAGTACTACAAAATACCCTTGTATAATAAACCAGACTATTATATTTATCCTGTTCAGTCCTTTAGTGATGGAGCTCAATCCTAATATCCAAGGGTTTAAAGGGATTTAGGGACTAAAAGCAGAAGAATCAGCAGAACGActggaaacaataaaaagttgGGATCAAGTCAGACAGGGTGGAAATATCACACCTGTGTTGTTCTCTGTGGCACAGCGCCCTGTCTGTATCACACTCCATTAAAGAGGCGAGAACGAGAACATTGTTCATGATAATTGGAGGGAAACATAAACCATGCCAGCTTCCAAATGAAAAGGAAGGCTGCCTAATAGACAAAACATAACTGATGTACTGTAGTGGCAGAAATTAAACAGcacatatttttacatttcttttatatGGGAGAAAGTTTTGGTACACCGGTAAGGTCACGAATATTTATCTTCCTCCTTGAATTTGACGTCAGATCTGACACGCAGCACACAGAGAACAAAAGCAGGAAACACGGTGTCTGGCTCTGAAAGGTTTCCAGCTTAGTCAGCGTGAAAAATATGGAAGGAAACTGAAACAAAAGTTAAGTGAGGCTACAAATGTGCCATATCCCCATCTTGACTCATCTCTGCTGCATAAATCAACAGGTCTCCTGATGTAGGAGGCCAAATAAAAGCTGCCTTCCCATGAAAATCACATCCCAGTACATCATATTCTGATATATTTGATGGtccatcatttattattatcattttaagtCAGGCTCAGCTGAATCTGAAAATCGTGTATACTGTCAGTTTAGTTGACGTCTTATTGAAAGTGCTCTTATGGGTGGAAAATGGATAACTGCAATGCATTTCTTACATGTCTGCACTGGACTGGCTCTGTATTCTTCTTCATGGCATTTCGAAAGCACAGAGAAGAGAAGGTGGAATTGCATCAGGGGAAAACAGTAGGCTAGAACGGGTTATACAAAACTCAAACCATTTTTGATGTGAGGGTTCAAAGAGTTTACTTGTACaaaaaaggacaataaatataatgTTGTGGTCATTTTTCCAAAATTTTTCTTAACTTGAAGTTCAAGTTCAGATtgttttattggcatgaacagtTTAGTTATTGCCAGAGCAGAGTGTAATATATATATGCaataattttaataatacatattttcatCGATTAcactaacatttcattttttcataactcaatacaatatatatatatatattaagtcAATGTAACACAGTTAATAAATCCAACACAGTTAAACAGTATGCAGTGTATCTACATATAGTTTAatacaggtaaataaaacagtctAACAGAGTTGATCAgtgtgcgtccctcaggctgtggcAGGAGGGACATAATGAGCTGATGAAGGAGCTGTCGGATGTTCCATCTTTTGAATTACATCATATTGTTTATTACATGAATGATTTGGCTATTTCAGTTTCAgatattattaatataattttaTTACTGGGTAAATACCATTTCCATTGTGCAAAGTGGAGAAATTATAAGCCCTCCtttcctgaaaataaaaatgattatgagttttttgtttttttcaacccTGAAAAAACTACAGACAAGAAAAATTGCTAGCAAGATATGTTTAGACATTGCtcataatttatcattttaatttgaaatatgtatatatgtatacatgtgtatatataggtaagtgtatatgtgtatgtatatgtgtgtatttgtatactatatgtatatatattttattatattttcccACTTTTATAACAGGCAAACATGTAAAGACATTTGAAATGAGACGTCACCCTGTCCAACTCTATTTTCTATATAcggactgaccaatcagctatATGATATGCTGAactttgattttctctttttgtgcctctgctctgctttatattgtttttgGATGCCTGACTCACTCAGTAGCCCTGATGCcccttatttgttgttttacagtattttgttttgttttcctttcatgattccttttttgttatttgcacTGTAATTGATTGTAATCTGTGTTTTCCATCCTCATGGAGagtttgtaattttgtaaaatgttcaataaaaataaataaataaataaataaaggagctGTTGGTCCTTCACCCAGGAGGACTGGCAGCTTCTCCTCAGGGGGTCAAGTCCAGAAGTTTGGGATTGTGTTGGCTAGTTTTAGGAAATGCAGCTCTCTCAGCAGAACTTGTCCCAGTGGAGGAGAAAGTGCTGCTTCTTCTCTTCAATTTGCACATGCCATGCAACGTCATCACTGGTGGActgaaagcactttgtaaacatacTGTTGACGTCATTGTCATGCGCCGCTACCGCTTTGTATCGGTGAAAAGCCGCGTTCCGGGGCTTCAAATGAGATATAATTTCTCCGATTTAAAATCCGGATCTACATTTTGTTAATTTTCCTGTAAATATTCTTGGAATCTGCTTTATTAATTATCCGTCTCATCGGCTGACACCCTCAGGCTGAGCGGAGACAGAAGAGGAACATctgacaacaaacacagactctgCCTGGACAAGTCACCGCCCGAGTCAGGGATAGCTAACCCAAATAATAGACATTTCTTTTAACGGTACAGGGGAGAATAAATATGACAACTCTAACAAGGCAGGACCTGAATTTTGGACAAGGTAAGACACCTGTCAATCACAAACCGGAATAAATCCAGCTGATGGATCTGCATTTAAATGtgacttttcttcttttcttctgagTATAAGACCAGTAAACAGAGTGTGCTGAGTTATTATTACATGTTAGTCTATTCGGCTTAGTTTGATACCAATCAGCAGCTTGTTACTACAAATGATCCACCTACTTGTGATCCATGATTGATATATATGTTGTCACTTGATAGCAGGTTGTTAGTATTTCATTTGGTGGAGTTATGTCATAAAAGAACCAGTGAATGCTCTAAATACActgcctgcccccccccccaaaaaaagtcgCCAACTTGATTTAACTGAGGAAATAGGTAAGAGCCTTCCATTGAATAATTACTgcagtgatgaagatgtttcagcAACAACTTATTTAACTCTAGCTGATGGGATGAGTAGCTTCTCATTTCTCAAACCATATCAGAAGACATATCCTGTGGTCGTGGAGAGGATGTTAATCTGTTTCAGAAGGGTCAAATTATTGTCCTGCatcaagcaaagaaaacaactcaGAAGATTTGCTATGGAGCATAAAGATTGGACTTTGGTCATGTGGTCAGCATAAACCCTAGAAATGTCTTTATAGGTTGGTCGGTCACTGTGAAATAACTGCTCTACAGCTGTCATAATAAGTAGGGTCCAACTGCCCTTGTTGGCAGTGTATTTTGACACTTGATAGCAGGATGTTAGTATTTCATTTGTTGGGGTTCGGTCATAACATAAGAATCAGTTGAATCATCTAAATGTATTCTAATCATTGATTCCTCCTCTTTAGTGGTTGCAGACATCCTGTGTGAGTTCCTGGAGGTCGCCATTCACCTCATCCTGTATGTCCGAGAAGTTTATCCCTCTGGAATATTccagaagagaaagaaatacAACGTACCCGTGCAGGTAAAGATATGTCATAAATACAAGCTCACCGTTTTGAAAGGCTTCCCTGTTGATGTGTCTAATGCTGCTCATGTGTTgtggtgtttgtttttccagatgTCGTGTCACCCTGAGCTCAATCAGTATATCCAGGATACACTGCACTGTATAAAGCCACTCATTGAGAAGGTAAGACGTGATGGAGATGTGCTGAGGTGAATTCAGGACTCATGTTTCACCCCTCATTACTGaaatctctgtcctctctcagaATGACGCAGAGAAGGTGGTTGTGGTCATCATGGACAAAGAGCATCATCCAGTGGAGAGATTTGTGTTTGAGATGTCCCAACCTACTCTGCTGTCTATCAGGTTTCTCTCTTCttaatgccttttttaaaatgttgttaacAAGTGCAGTGGTGGCCAAGATGATTAGAACACCTGACAGATCTGAATATATTGACCTTTTTGTGCCTCCAAAATGATTTCATTTCATAATGTTCATGAAACATGCAGCTGGTTGCTCTGAGCACAACAAATATCAGATGAAGTGAGTCTCTTAAATTGTATATTTGGTTTGTCCATCTTCTGCAGCATAACAGCAGCACATCTCTCTGACATAGTGTCCATATATTTCCTGAGAACTCTAAAGTTATCCCATGCCTTCTTGCAACACAAGCTCAAAGGCTTTCCTCTGAATGTACATGAGATGTGTCCAGTTTATTCTCCAACTCGCACCAGCAATAGTTAGAAGCATGTTGAGGGTCATTGTCCTCTTGGAAAATAAATCCAGACCCAATAAGATGACTCCCAGATGGTACTCTGGACCTCACCAGAATGTTGTGGTCTACTTTCTTATCCATGATGTTTTCACTGAGGCTGACATTTTGAGATACTTCACTTGCCTTGtctgaaagtttctttttttctacctcTCCCCCTTTGATCCTGGTGTGGATTGGTGGCATCATGGCGGTCTAAAGTGGACTTTACGGGGCTTGGACTGCACCTCAAGTCCTTCGCCATGCGGCGGTAACTCCAGCCAGAATCATAAAGGGTCTTTAATTGAACCCGGTGCTCACTCGTTAGCTTCTTCTTCACGTTAGCCATGTTCAGAGAGCAACATGTGTTCAAGACTTCTTCTAGAGGCTTTCAATTTATACCACTTGATGGTGAGGCCTCAGTGACAAAACCCCTGAAGTTACCATCACTTAATGAGCAGGAGAGGCCTCCTGCATTCAAAagaatcacacagctgtgtccTCAGACTCTTGCATCACCATCAATTTAACCAGGATCACACCTCAACATGATTACACAGGtactttgtcttcttctgt from Notolabrus celidotus isolate fNotCel1 chromosome 11, fNotCel1.pri, whole genome shotgun sequence harbors:
- the mad2l2 gene encoding mitotic spindle assembly checkpoint protein MAD2B, whose translation is MTTLTRQDLNFGQVVADILCEFLEVAIHLILYVREVYPSGIFQKRKKYNVPVQMSCHPELNQYIQDTLHCIKPLIEKNDAEKVVVVIMDKEHHPVERFVFEMSQPTLLSISSDTLLSHVEQLLRAFILKISVCDAVLNNNPPGCSFSVLVHTRDAATRNMEKVQVIKDFPWIVADEQEVHMQEPRLIPLKTMTSDIVKMQLYVEERAQKT